A part of Fervidobacterium thailandense genomic DNA contains:
- a CDS encoding aminotransferase class IV — MFKSKHRMDDVITALTKGIAVYETLRTYNGKPFALKEHYERLKKSLSYLKIEPPAFEDFEKLVYENLSERMRIVYVYSKSLLEYVFQEDTEEFKVEYVKVDITTVRRADPWSIPPDLKSLGRPDIYLARLTKGDNYDVIMLGTKGQVCEGTFSNVFLIKNGKFITPSLESGILDGITRMYVIRFLKESGYEVEERFVEPAELFYADEVFLTHTSRGIVPVNQIGTLKTKSVELSSKLSKAFEEYVKCLL; from the coding sequence ATGTTCAAAAGCAAGCATCGAATGGATGATGTAATCACTGCACTCACAAAGGGGATAGCGGTTTACGAAACACTGAGAACTTACAACGGTAAACCATTCGCTTTGAAAGAACACTACGAGAGGCTCAAAAAGTCCCTTAGTTATTTAAAAATCGAACCACCGGCGTTTGAGGACTTCGAAAAACTCGTGTACGAAAACCTGTCCGAACGCATGCGAATCGTTTACGTTTACAGCAAGAGTCTGTTGGAGTACGTTTTTCAAGAAGACACCGAAGAATTCAAAGTCGAATACGTTAAAGTGGACATCACAACCGTCAGAAGAGCCGATCCTTGGAGTATTCCACCGGACCTGAAATCGTTGGGGCGGCCGGATATTTATTTGGCTCGACTCACAAAGGGCGATAATTATGACGTCATCATGCTCGGAACGAAGGGACAGGTTTGTGAAGGGACGTTCAGCAACGTGTTCCTAATTAAAAACGGGAAGTTCATAACTCCATCGCTGGAATCGGGAATTCTCGATGGTATCACACGCATGTACGTAATACGGTTCCTCAAAGAGAGTGGTTACGAAGTTGAAGAACGATTCGTCGAACCGGCTGAACTATTCTACGCAGATGAGGTATTCCTCACACACACCAGTCGAGGAATAGTCCCGGTAAATCAGATTGGGACGCTGAAAACCAAATCGGTGGAACTGAGTAGCAAACTCTCCAAAGCTTTC
- the mtaB gene encoding tRNA (N(6)-L-threonylcarbamoyladenosine(37)-C(2))-methylthiotransferase MtaB, whose translation MTRIAVITQGCKLNQYESELIVELLENAGYVVLTVDDPSVSAYILNTCAVTAEAERKVRQTVRHLKKINPNAKLILTGCYAQVKRTPEEYTALGVDLVLGNLEKKRILNFLQENGIYASQDYWIEDDISFEIVSNSVLERSRAFVKVEDGCNNGCTYCVIRSLRGTKIRSKPIEVAVTEIEKLVQKKHKEIVLTGLNLGKYGRDINASLTKLLAEIAKIKGDFRIRLSSINPEDVTDELIELIRNTDKICNHLHIPIQSGSDAVLKRMGRNYSTQDLMRLFEKLRKLDENFSISTDIIVGFPGESNEDFEETLKLVSEAEFSRVHTFRYSQRPNTRAAQFEDQIPGNIRKERAETLIKLAKKVAERYRTRLVGKQVTVLVEGAQNGVYFGYDEYYNHHETSEGIIGDFIRVRICSVTEEGVLSKNVQKQASNG comes from the coding sequence GTGACGAGGATAGCGGTCATAACTCAGGGTTGTAAGCTCAACCAATACGAAAGTGAGCTGATCGTCGAGCTTCTTGAAAACGCCGGTTACGTCGTTTTAACCGTTGACGACCCGTCGGTGAGTGCGTACATTTTAAACACATGCGCAGTCACAGCGGAAGCGGAAAGAAAAGTCCGACAAACGGTAAGACATTTAAAGAAGATAAACCCCAACGCAAAACTGATTTTGACAGGATGCTACGCTCAGGTGAAGAGAACACCCGAGGAGTACACAGCCCTTGGTGTGGACTTGGTGTTGGGAAATCTCGAGAAAAAGAGGATTCTGAATTTTCTTCAGGAAAACGGTATCTACGCATCGCAGGATTATTGGATCGAAGACGACATCTCCTTCGAAATAGTCAGCAATTCTGTCTTGGAGCGTTCCAGAGCCTTCGTCAAAGTCGAGGATGGCTGCAATAACGGTTGTACTTATTGTGTCATTCGGAGCTTACGTGGGACAAAGATTAGAAGCAAACCCATCGAGGTTGCTGTAACCGAAATAGAAAAACTTGTCCAGAAAAAGCACAAGGAAATCGTACTGACGGGCTTAAATCTTGGAAAGTACGGTCGTGACATCAACGCATCGTTGACGAAATTGTTGGCTGAGATCGCGAAGATAAAAGGAGACTTTCGCATACGATTGAGTTCGATAAACCCGGAAGATGTCACGGATGAACTAATTGAGCTGATTCGTAACACAGATAAGATTTGCAACCACTTACACATACCTATCCAGAGTGGTAGTGATGCGGTTTTGAAGAGAATGGGAAGGAACTACTCAACACAAGATCTCATGAGGCTTTTCGAAAAGCTCAGAAAACTCGATGAGAACTTCTCCATTTCAACGGACATCATCGTTGGATTCCCGGGTGAAAGCAATGAGGACTTCGAGGAAACGCTAAAGCTCGTTTCCGAGGCCGAATTCAGTCGTGTGCACACATTCAGGTATTCCCAGCGTCCAAACACACGAGCGGCACAATTCGAAGATCAGATCCCGGGGAACATAAGGAAAGAGCGTGCCGAAACTCTTATTAAACTTGCCAAGAAAGTAGCGGAAAGGTATAGGACCAGGTTGGTTGGTAAACAAGTAACCGTGCTTGTAGAAGGAGCTCAGAACGGGGTTTACTTCGGATACGATGAGTACTACAACCACCACGAAACATCAGAGGGTATAATCGGCGATTTTATTAGGGTCAGGATTTGTTCGGTAACGGAAGAAGGGGTGCTCTCGAAGAATGTTCAAAAGCAAGCATCGAATGGATGA
- a CDS encoding HPP family protein has translation MNRVTVAEMMTYDMTFVFENETVESVIELLDMSNISGVPVVDSDLKVIGFISEDDIIRACLPSYFNLLQSAAFLPDTNLFISNLKKISKDPIGKYATKPAVTVKPTDTLLYVADLIMRKGFKVLPVVDDNGVLLGTLTRLSVIKTAMKRELVVNNR, from the coding sequence ATGAATCGCGTAACCGTCGCTGAAATGATGACTTACGATATGACTTTCGTCTTCGAAAATGAAACCGTTGAAAGCGTGATAGAGTTACTGGACATGTCAAACATTTCCGGAGTACCGGTGGTCGACAGCGACCTGAAGGTGATAGGTTTCATCAGCGAGGATGATATCATCAGAGCATGTTTACCGAGCTATTTTAACCTTCTCCAGAGCGCGGCATTCTTGCCGGATACGAACCTCTTCATATCTAATTTGAAAAAAATCTCCAAAGATCCTATTGGAAAGTACGCAACAAAGCCCGCTGTCACCGTGAAGCCAACTGACACACTCCTTTACGTGGCCGATTTGATAATGCGCAAAGGTTTTAAGGTACTTCCCGTCGTTGACGACAACGGCGTGTTACTCGGTACTTTGACTCGATTGTCCGTTATCAAAACTGCGATGAAACGTGAGCTGGTGGTGAACAACCGGTGA
- a CDS encoding 1-phosphofructokinase family hexose kinase: MKVLAVCLNPALDREFVINGFTLNKLNIVPNELNRMTPGGKGVNVAVILSKYNIPTILTGFVGGYVGNVLVSELRKVGPLLTTSFVHIRDETRENIAIEDTLNHTLTEINSEGPFITNEAYELFLKRFEVLVQKVKVVVISGSVPRGVPLSAYGELTNIAKKYGKMVFWEARDEIITESIKIAFPDVLKYDMRRSEKILGTYLEREEEYINAAKEFIKRGAKLVILSYKTIFDFVATAEGVWKFSPKFEIDHSFLLGSGDTFVSAMILSHLEGRCCLDMARYGYAAAVAKTKYLGKEPPKREDIEKTLEAILVERVE, encoded by the coding sequence GTGAAGGTATTGGCTGTGTGTTTGAATCCAGCGCTTGATAGGGAATTTGTGATAAATGGATTTACTTTGAATAAATTGAACATTGTGCCGAACGAGTTGAACCGCATGACGCCCGGAGGAAAGGGCGTCAACGTTGCTGTAATTCTATCAAAATACAACATCCCGACGATACTCACTGGTTTTGTTGGCGGTTACGTCGGTAACGTTCTCGTCTCCGAACTTCGGAAAGTAGGACCCTTGTTGACAACAAGTTTCGTCCACATCCGCGACGAGACGCGCGAAAACATTGCAATAGAGGATACACTCAACCACACACTCACCGAAATCAATTCCGAAGGGCCGTTTATAACAAACGAGGCATACGAACTTTTTCTGAAAAGGTTTGAGGTTCTCGTGCAGAAGGTCAAGGTGGTAGTCATCTCTGGAAGCGTTCCAAGAGGTGTACCACTCTCGGCATACGGCGAGCTTACAAATATTGCCAAGAAGTACGGTAAAATGGTCTTTTGGGAGGCTCGAGATGAAATTATCACCGAGTCGATAAAAATTGCTTTCCCGGATGTTTTGAAATACGATATGAGACGTAGCGAGAAGATACTTGGAACGTATCTCGAACGCGAAGAAGAATACATCAACGCGGCGAAGGAGTTCATAAAGAGGGGAGCCAAGCTGGTTATCCTGTCGTACAAAACAATATTCGACTTTGTCGCGACGGCGGAAGGAGTGTGGAAATTTTCACCAAAGTTCGAAATAGACCACTCTTTCCTGCTTGGTTCTGGTGATACCTTCGTCTCCGCGATGATATTGAGTCACCTCGAAGGCAGATGCTGTCTTGACATGGCACGCTACGGTTACGCAGCAGCCGTTGCCAAAACCAAGTACCTTGGTAAAGAACCACCGAAGAGGGAGGATATTGAGAAGACACTCGAAGCGATTTTGGTGGAGAGGGTGGAATAG
- a CDS encoding ABC transporter ATP-binding protein has product MKKIESQVNVTKVEVIDFSARVRGNYLFERISTVFESGNITLLYGPRGSGKSAFLRSFAKLNEEIYPEITYSGSILFDGKDLQSFKEQELRQLVTYLDTNYLESMDYLTLREIIHLVFGKSFKFSVEEYASTLDEFGVLKALYKFEKTPLSSLYVLEKIGLLLFISSLKLSSLLIFDCILDHLDDEHVEKVTNMLKNMAKSGKIIVISTRTLTRFLALADVLIVMNSGRFIYSGRPDEFILEGSV; this is encoded by the coding sequence GTGAAAAAGATAGAGTCGCAGGTGAACGTAACCAAAGTAGAAGTGATTGATTTCTCCGCGAGAGTACGTGGTAATTATCTTTTTGAAAGAATCTCTACTGTTTTCGAGTCGGGGAATATTACTCTCCTGTACGGCCCACGTGGCTCTGGTAAATCGGCGTTCCTCCGTTCGTTCGCAAAATTAAACGAGGAGATTTATCCGGAGATTACATATTCCGGAAGCATTTTGTTCGATGGAAAAGACCTCCAGAGTTTCAAGGAACAAGAGCTCAGGCAGTTGGTAACTTACCTGGACACGAATTACCTGGAATCCATGGACTATTTGACGTTAAGGGAAATAATACATCTTGTTTTCGGAAAAAGTTTCAAATTCAGTGTTGAAGAGTACGCGAGTACACTCGACGAATTTGGAGTTCTGAAAGCACTGTACAAGTTCGAAAAAACCCCACTTTCTTCCCTCTACGTACTCGAAAAAATTGGATTATTGCTCTTCATATCGTCACTGAAACTTTCTTCGTTGCTAATATTCGACTGCATACTCGATCACCTCGACGACGAGCACGTGGAAAAGGTAACAAACATGCTGAAAAACATGGCAAAAAGTGGTAAAATAATCGTGATATCCACAAGAACACTCACAAGGTTCTTAGCGCTTGCTGATGTTCTCATTGTGATGAATTCCGGACGTTTCATCTACTCCGGAAGGCCCGATGAGTTTATCTTGGAGGGGTCCGTGTGA